The following proteins are encoded in a genomic region of Suncus etruscus isolate mSunEtr1 chromosome 15 unlocalized genomic scaffold, mSunEtr1.pri.cur SUPER_15_unloc_7, whole genome shotgun sequence:
- the LOC126000499 gene encoding zinc finger protein 383-like has product MVTFPDVAVIFSPEEWLCLDASQWKLYRDVMLETYEHLRDIGYQDISASLSSLSGIMQAIKPEDSVLKGRGTPFWVVNDLVLLDPVSRELPCLYHDGNEEPQIICSMEDRIEERVRNMGMHSFGHSAPDPVMPSHRTQTSTVGSPWVKNPLVFVLTPSYQDTLKHIFHGAYPTMYKQCDGDFSCAQHCDVPLYTPTIQDSCDGKRGGFSLRELLHRNDPKEVWKGSKCHLCLKNGKSFTYSSSHTEHMKIRIVEKSYMCQECGKYFTQSSKLIKHINIHKGVKLYTCRVCGKAFNESSLLMHMNIHTGEKTLGQECGKASNLKPSWSHKNSYRRKDLFMQESRY; this is encoded by the exons ATGGTGACCTTCCCCGATGTGGCTGTGATCTTCTCCCCAGAGGAGTGGCTGTGCCTGGACGCCTCTCAATGGAaactctacagagatgtgatgttGGAGACCTACGAGCACCTGCGGGACATAG GTTATCAAGACATCAGCGCCTCCCTGTCATCTTTGTCTGGTATAATGCAGGCAATCAAACCTGAGGATTCTGTACTCAAA GGAAGAGGCACGCCATTCTGGGTTGTGAATGATCTTGTGCTGTTGGACCCAGTCTCAAGGGAACTGCCCTGCCTGTATCATGATGGGAATGAGGAACCACAGATCATCTGTTCAATGGAGGATCGGATTGAAGAGAGGGTCCGTAATATGGGGATGCACTCTTTTGGGCACAGTGCTCCTGATCCTGTTATGCCCAGTCACAGGACACAGACCTCCACAGTTGGATCCCCTTGGGTCAAAAATCCACTAGTGTTTGTTCTAACTCCCTCATATCAAGATACTCTCAAGCATATTTTCCATGGAGCATACCCCACTATGTATAAACAATGTGATGGGGACTTCTCATGTGCTCAGCACTGTGATGTTCCCTTATATACCCCTACTATACAGGATTCCTGTGATGGTAAGCGAGGTGGATTCAGTCTGAGAGAACTGTTACACCGGAATGATCCAAAGGAAGTCTGGAAAGGAAGCAAATGTCATCTATGTCTCAAGAATGGCAAGTCCTTCACTTACTCTTCGTCGCACACTGAACACATGAAAATTCGTATAGTAGAGAAGTCTTATatgtgtcaggagtgtggaaagtaCTTCACTCAATCTTCAAAGCttattaaacacataaatattCATAAGGGAGTGAAGCTTTACACATGCAGGGTCTGTGGAAAGGCCTTCAATGAATCCTCATTGCTTatgcacatgaatattcatactggagagaaaacgTTaggtcaggagtgtgggaaagccTCAAACCTCAAACCTTCCTGGTCACataaaaattcatacaggagaaaaGACTTATTCATGCAGGAAAGCCGTTACTAA